One Mobula birostris isolate sMobBir1 chromosome 4, sMobBir1.hap1, whole genome shotgun sequence DNA window includes the following coding sequences:
- the LOC140195948 gene encoding uncharacterized protein isoform X2, whose protein sequence is MLIILFSRCQHRHEKEMAPHYKVIWCFVVKMFAVLSALRFLTLCASEISAQSDTIIDAVVGQDVHFPVENQCEDKFLVTFQLLSPVDAVLASRGTNMSETQHPLYKDRLYWSANGFPVLSKVLVNDSKRYATRIDCRRESSMGATKEIYDLRVFEPVLKPVITPIWKCPSPNITLNCSVSNGANVTLYWDSLSLSENTYRTFEGPELVVNHENEWKQYIFRCIVKNRVSNASSELTITELCNEHNFANREKRKPGEKEVFL, encoded by the exons ATTATTTTATTTTCACGATGCCAACACAGGCATGAAAAGGAAATGGCCCCACACTATAAAGTTATTTGGTGCTTCGTTGTGAAGATGTTTGCAGTGCTCTCAG CGCTCCGTTTTCTCACACTCTGTGCCTCAGAGATCTCAGCTCAATCCGATACAATCATTGATGCCGTCGTTGGACAAGACGTTCATTTCCCTGTGGAGAATCAGTGCGAAGATAAATTTCTAGTAACATTTCAGTTACTATCCCCGGTTGATGCAGTTCTTGCATCGCGGGGAACGAACATGTCTGAGACACAGCACCCGCTGTACAAGGACAGACTGTACTGGAGCGCGAATGGTTTCCCGGTGCTGTCCAAAGTGCTGGTTAACGACAGTAAACGATACGCGACCCGAATCGACTGCCGGCGCGAATCCTCAATGGGCGCAACGAAAGAGATCTACGATTTGCGCGTGTTCG AACCAGTTTTGAAGCCAGTGATAACACCAATTTGGAAGTGTCCGTCTCCAAATATCACTCTGAACTGCTCTGTCTCCAATGGAGCAAATGTTACATTGTACTGGGATAGTCTATCCCTGTCTGAAAACACCTACAGAACCTTTGAGGGGCCAGAACTGGTGGTGAACCATGAGAATGAGTGGAAACAATACATATTCAGGTGCATAGTGAAGAACAGAGTTAGTAATGCAAGTAGTGAACTCACTATTACAGAGTTGTGCAATGAACATAATTTTGCAA